One genomic segment of Brachyhypopomus gauderio isolate BG-103 chromosome 19, BGAUD_0.2, whole genome shotgun sequence includes these proteins:
- the bambib gene encoding BMP and activin membrane-bound inhibitor homolog b translates to MERHSSIVSFWLQLEICAIAVLLTRGEIRCYCDAPHCVATGYMCKSELNACFTRVLDPHSTKPPLSHGCYEPSAGSGVACRSESTYEALRGPAVLECCHEDMCNYRGLQDLTYSRGESLDRGVRPGAEGGRHLVARVQELPTAKEVWFRAAVIAVPVAGSLVLALLVTLALRMLRSESRRLRRQRREMLSRLHRGFRGQPCGSKARAAKLDLECMVPLGAHESCCLTCDVVRQPEPNSPGFLSLVHWGRCGGKGKLELV, encoded by the exons ATGGAGCGACATTCGAGCATCGTTTCATTTTGGCTGCAACTGGAGATTTGCGCGATCGCTGTGCTGTTGACCAGAG GAGAAATCCGGTGTTACTGCGACGCTCCACACTGCGTGGCCACTGGGTACATGTGCAAGTCGGAGCTTAACGCCTGCTTCACACGCGTCTTGGACCCCCACAGCACCAAACCCCCCCTCTCACACGGCTGTTACGAGCCCTCGGCGGGCTCCGGGGTCGCGTGCCGTTCCGAGTCCACCTACGAGGCGCTCCGGGGCCCCGCCGTGCTGGAGTGTTGTCACGAGGACATGTGTAATTACAGAGGCCTGCAGGACCTTACCTACAGCAGGGGAGAAAGCCTCG ACCGCGGAGTTCGGCCGGGGGCTGAAGGCGGCCGTCACCTGGTGGCCCGCGTCCAGGAGCTCCCCACGGCCAAGGAGGTGTGGTTCCGCGCGGCCGTCATCGCCGTTCCCGTGGCGGGCAGCCTGGTTCTGGCGCTGCTGGTGACCCTGGCGCTGCGCATGCTCCGTAGCGAGAGCCGTCGTCTGCGTCGGCAGCGACGTGAGATGCTCTCGCGTCTGCACCGCGGCTTCCGCGGACAGCCGTGCGGGTCCAAGGCCCGCGCCGCCAAGCTGGACCTGGAGTGCATGGTGCCCCTCGGCGCGCACGAGAGCTGCTGTCTGACGTGTGACGTGGTCAGGCAGCCCGAGCCGAACAGTCCGGGATTCCTGTCGCTCGTGCACTGGGGGCGGTGTGGTGGCAAAGGCAAGCTGGAGTTGGTCTGA